Within the Vibrio sp. DW001 genome, the region TGACTCTTGAGTTCTGCCATAAGGAAGAAGAACACCATATTGTACACCCAATCCAAGCGCAGCCATTGCGAGTCCCTGATACTCTGAATCATTCAATGTAGCATTAGTTACCTGAAGCCCAACATTAGCCAGTTGAGCTTGAGACATTCTCTCATTACTATGTTCGGCAAGTACATGCGCAATTTCGTGTCCAATTACCGTTGCAAGTTGGTCCTGATTCTCTGCTACCTTTAATAAACCAGTGTACACGCCTATTTTTCCACCCGGTAATGCGAACGCATTGACCTGCTCACTATCAAAGACAACAACCTCCCACTCTGTAAAACCTTCTTGCTTCGCGACATAGGGCAAAATAGCGTTGGTTACGCACTGTACATAATCATTGGTTTTTTTGTCTTTACTGATCTTTTGCTCTTTCTTCAATGATTCGAATGATTGAGTACCCATACTATTCATCTGTTGATCTGAAAACATGATTATCTGATGTCGCCCAGTAGGGGAAGAGCTACAAGCAACAAGCGTTAAAGTTATGCTCGAAAGTAATGCTTTTTGTAATCCATTCACGTATAACGTCCTAATACAATGGCTAATCTAATTGAATAATAGCAGCTCTTATCATTGCGATTCAATTACCAATAAAGGATCTTTAATGTCCATTTGGAAGAAAGCGATCACATTAGATACGCTTAATGCGAGTTCTAAGAACACACTGATTGAACATCTACAAATCGAATACACTGAAATAGGTGAAGATTGCATTTCTGCGTCCATGCCCGTCTGCGATTTCACCCACCAACCTCTGGGTATGTTACACGGTGGAGCGTCGGTAGTGTTGGCAGAAACGCTGGGTTCAGTCGCCGCAAATTTTAGTGTAAGTGACGAATACTATTGCGTTGGCTTAGATATAAACGCGAACCATATAAAGTCGATGCGTAAAGGTACGGTCGTCGGCAAGGCGAAACCGATTCACATCGGCGCGAGTACTCAGGTATGGCAAATCAATATTGTTGATGAGCGAGATCGTTTGGTCTGCACGAGTAGACTGACGATAGCGGTGATGAAACACAAGCGAGTCCAAAATGTTGATTGAATTCTCTGGCGGTAAAATTATCGCAACTCAACATGAGTTAGTTGTGCGTGTAAACGGCGATCAA harbors:
- a CDS encoding M48 family metallopeptidase, which translates into the protein MNGLQKALLSSITLTLVACSSSPTGRHQIIMFSDQQMNSMGTQSFESLKKEQKISKDKKTNDYVQCVTNAILPYVAKQEGFTEWEVVVFDSEQVNAFALPGGKIGVYTGLLKVAENQDQLATVIGHEIAHVLAEHSNERMSQAQLANVGLQVTNATLNDSEYQGLAMAALGLGVQYGVLLPYGRTQESEADIVGLELMANAGFDPYQSIDLWKNMAKASGGNQPPELLSTHPSHNTRIEDLNEKANSLNKSTVQRPQCKM
- a CDS encoding hotdog fold thioesterase, with amino-acid sequence MSIWKKAITLDTLNASSKNTLIEHLQIEYTEIGEDCISASMPVCDFTHQPLGMLHGGASVVLAETLGSVAANFSVSDEYYCVGLDINANHIKSMRKGTVVGKAKPIHIGASTQVWQINIVDERDRLVCTSRLTIAVMKHKRVQNVD